A genome region from uncultured Roseibium sp. includes the following:
- a CDS encoding F0F1 ATP synthase subunit epsilon has product MRLKIVTPRKILMDREVSRIVAEGPDGAFGMLPNHIDFVSQLVPGILTYETTDGTECYAGIRAGTLVKCAEEVLVSTSNAILGHDLESLQDRVQEVFRDLDENERAARSALARLEAQMVRRFLDLEQYA; this is encoded by the coding sequence ATGCGACTTAAGATCGTGACACCCCGGAAAATCCTGATGGACAGGGAGGTCAGCCGGATTGTGGCCGAAGGGCCGGACGGCGCCTTCGGCATGTTGCCCAACCATATCGATTTCGTTTCGCAGCTGGTTCCCGGCATCCTGACCTATGAAACGACGGACGGGACCGAGTGCTACGCCGGGATTCGCGCCGGCACCCTGGTGAAATGCGCCGAAGAGGTTCTGGTCTCGACAAGCAACGCGATCCTCGGGCACGATCTTGAAAGCCTTCAGGACCGCGTGCAGGAAGTCTTCCGGGATCTGGACGAGAATGAACGGGCCGCCCGCTCCGCACTCGCCCGACTGGAAGCACAGATGGTTCGCCGCTTCCTCGATCTGGAACAGTACGCATGA
- a CDS encoding AtpZ/AtpI family protein gives MTRRDRHSYDESAGRQADEIARKAKRKRQARLREGKSELYGLGMFGLVGWAVAIPTVLGTALGVWMDERMISNPKLSWTLAMLLAGVAIGCMNAWYWVQRESQDDDDED, from the coding sequence ATGACCCGCAGAGACAGGCACAGCTACGATGAAAGCGCCGGCAGACAGGCCGACGAGATCGCCCGCAAGGCGAAGCGCAAAAGGCAAGCCCGCCTGCGGGAAGGAAAGAGCGAACTTTACGGCCTTGGCATGTTCGGCCTCGTCGGCTGGGCGGTCGCCATTCCGACCGTGCTGGGCACCGCCTTGGGCGTGTGGATGGACGAGCGGATGATTTCAAACCCGAAGTTATCATGGACCCTTGCCATGCTTCTGGCCGGCGTGGCCATCGGCTGCATGAATGCCTGGTACTGGGTTCAGCGGGAAAGTCAGGATGATGACGATGAAGACTAA
- a CDS encoding F0F1 ATP synthase subunit gamma, producing the protein METLEALSERLHTTEEIQSIVRTMKALSSVNIRQYEHAVTAIADYERTITLGLQVVLRNRRNKAEPLDLTGPAGKTGHRRALIVVGSDRGLCGRFNDRIAEFAAERLETEAKAPDEKPPFICVVGVRAAARLEALDRPADRLFTLPGSVEGLIDSVQSIVVELDRWVLEESVGPVALVYNRRSDNALAETTHKEVLPISQAYLDRLATTPWPSNRLPMYRMDEGDLFSWLIRQHLTLVLYAALAESLASEHASRLAAMQNAERNIDERRENLLAEYRKKRQETITNELLEVVAGSEAIRKKK; encoded by the coding sequence ATGGAAACGCTCGAGGCGCTATCGGAACGCCTGCACACCACAGAGGAAATCCAGTCCATCGTCCGCACGATGAAGGCGCTGTCGTCCGTCAACATCCGGCAATACGAACATGCGGTGACGGCGATCGCCGACTACGAACGCACAATCACCCTGGGTCTGCAGGTGGTTCTGCGCAATCGCAGGAACAAGGCGGAACCGCTCGACCTGACCGGCCCCGCCGGCAAAACCGGACACCGTCGCGCCCTCATCGTCGTCGGCTCCGACAGGGGCCTGTGCGGCCGCTTCAATGACCGGATCGCAGAATTCGCCGCCGAACGGCTGGAAACGGAAGCAAAAGCGCCTGACGAGAAACCGCCGTTCATTTGCGTCGTCGGCGTTCGCGCCGCCGCCCGCCTGGAAGCTCTGGACCGGCCCGCGGACAGGCTGTTCACCCTGCCCGGATCGGTCGAAGGCCTGATCGATTCGGTCCAGTCAATCGTCGTTGAGCTCGACCGCTGGGTCCTGGAGGAAAGCGTTGGCCCCGTCGCGCTGGTCTATAACCGCAGGTCCGACAACGCGCTCGCGGAGACGACGCACAAGGAGGTTCTGCCGATCTCGCAGGCCTATCTGGACCGGCTCGCCACCACACCCTGGCCCTCGAACCGTCTTCCCATGTACCGGATGGACGAAGGTGACCTGTTTTCCTGGCTGATCCGGCAGCACCTGACCCTCGTTCTTTACGCAGCCCTTGCGGAATCCCTGGCAAGCGAGCATGCCTCGCGGCTTGCCGCCATGCAGAATGCGGAACGCAACATCGACGAGCGCCGGGAAAACCTGCTTGCCGAATACCGCAAAAAACGGCAGGAAACGATCACGAACGAACTGCTCGAAGTGGTCGCCGGATCGGAGGCGATCCGGAAGAAGAAATAG
- the atpD gene encoding F0F1 ATP synthase subunit beta, translating to MADGRNIGRIVALEGGVADIRFPGTLPEIGNHLVALSDPEIDIEVATLPGADIARGLVLNPSPELRLGLAVHDTGRPLTVPVGEDLLGRMLNLFGDTIDNKDPLADLPRRSIHGEMVPLSKRRVESEIFETGIKAIDLLSPLEKGGKAGLFGGAGVGKTVLITEMIHNTVAEYEGICLFCGIGERCREAEELYREMEAAKVLDRTIMVFGQMHESPGVRFRVGHAALTMAEYFRDDQRRNVLVLVDNIFRFVQAGSEVSGLLGRMPSRVGYQPTLGTELADLEERICSTDKGTMTSIQAVYVPADDFTDPAATHTFSHLSASIVLSRKKASEGIYPAIDPLKSFSKMLTPGTVSDRHYTVARAVRNTLAEYEELKDIIAMLGLEELSEKDRAVVKRARRLERFLTQPFFSTEKMTGNPGTFVRLEDTLTSCERILADEFADRPESDFYMIGTVDDLERDPAGTGTTTDAT from the coding sequence ATGGCGGACGGACGGAACATAGGGCGCATCGTTGCTCTCGAAGGCGGCGTTGCGGATATCCGTTTTCCGGGCACCCTTCCCGAAATCGGCAACCACCTTGTGGCCCTGTCCGATCCCGAAATCGATATAGAGGTCGCCACCCTTCCAGGCGCCGACATCGCCCGCGGCCTTGTTCTCAACCCTTCACCCGAACTGCGCCTCGGACTTGCCGTGCATGACACCGGCCGGCCGTTGACCGTGCCGGTGGGAGAAGACCTCCTCGGGCGCATGCTCAATCTGTTCGGAGACACGATCGACAACAAGGACCCGCTTGCCGACCTGCCCCGGCGGTCGATCCACGGCGAAATGGTTCCCCTGTCGAAACGCCGGGTCGAAAGCGAGATCTTCGAAACCGGCATCAAGGCGATCGATCTGCTGAGCCCTTTGGAAAAGGGCGGCAAGGCCGGGCTGTTCGGTGGCGCCGGGGTCGGCAAGACCGTGCTGATCACCGAGATGATCCACAATACGGTCGCCGAATATGAGGGAATCTGCCTGTTTTGCGGCATCGGCGAACGTTGCCGCGAGGCGGAAGAACTCTACCGCGAAATGGAGGCGGCCAAGGTGCTCGACCGGACCATCATGGTCTTCGGACAGATGCACGAAAGCCCCGGCGTCCGCTTCCGGGTCGGCCATGCGGCCCTGACCATGGCGGAATATTTCCGCGACGACCAGCGCCGCAATGTCCTCGTGCTCGTCGACAACATCTTCCGCTTCGTCCAGGCGGGATCCGAAGTCTCCGGTCTTCTCGGGCGAATGCCGTCGCGCGTTGGCTACCAGCCGACACTCGGCACGGAACTGGCAGACCTGGAAGAACGGATCTGCTCCACGGACAAGGGCACGATGACCTCGATCCAGGCGGTCTATGTGCCCGCCGACGACTTCACCGACCCGGCCGCCACCCACACCTTCTCGCACCTGTCGGCCTCCATCGTCCTGTCGCGCAAGAAGGCCTCGGAAGGCATCTATCCCGCAATCGATCCCCTAAAGTCGTTTTCCAAGATGCTGACGCCCGGCACCGTCAGCGACCGCCACTACACGGTCGCCCGCGCCGTCCGCAACACGCTTGCCGAATACGAGGAGCTGAAGGACATCATCGCCATGCTGGGTCTTGAGGAGCTGTCGGAAAAGGATCGGGCGGTGGTGAAACGGGCGCGCCGGCTGGAACGGTTCCTGACACAGCCGTTCTTTTCGACCGAAAAGATGACCGGAAATCCTGGAACCTTCGTCCGCCTGGAGGACACGCTGACCTCCTGTGAGCGCATCCTCGCCGACGAATTCGCCGACCGACCGGAAAGCGATTTCTACATGATCGGCACCGTGGACGATCTCGAACGCGATCCGGCTGGGACTGGGACCACGACAGATGCGACTTAA
- a CDS encoding alternate F1F0 ATPase, F1 subunit alpha — MPDLPGNLTGKLFDEMDEVLEKTEAKLEIADIAHVLSVGSGIAEIAGFSDLYADELVSFSHGEMGIASSLREERTGVIVLGPTEHIRPGDTVLRTRRVVDVPVGEALLGRVVDPLGQPLDDGKAIRAEVRLPIERPALPIMHRAPVIVPLQTGIKAIDAAIPIGRGQRELILGDRQTGKTAIAVDTILNQHDSGVISIYCAIGQRASAVARVIQALREGNALERTIVVVASADEAPGLQFVAPYVATSMAEHFMEKGRDVLVVYDDLTRHARAYRELSLLLRRPPGREAYPGDIFYIHSRLLERSARRRDEYGGGSVTALPIIETQAQNISAYVPTNLISITDGQIYLSPGLFEKGQLPAIDIGESVSRVGGKTQLPAYRSVAGDLRLFYAQFEELESFARFGTQIDPETRMKIDRGLRVREILKQNEHVHMSVVDQVVALLASTSGLFDRIPPEKIAEAEKRVCEAASRHCPEICTRVQGGEELGEDDRDSLIETMKQALQTLLPETGGN; from the coding sequence ATGCCTGATCTACCTGGAAACCTGACTGGCAAACTGTTCGACGAGATGGATGAGGTCCTGGAAAAGACCGAAGCCAAACTGGAAATCGCGGATATCGCACATGTCCTCAGTGTAGGCAGCGGAATTGCCGAAATCGCCGGTTTCTCGGATCTTTACGCCGACGAACTCGTCTCCTTCTCCCACGGCGAAATGGGAATTGCCTCCAGCCTCCGCGAGGAACGGACCGGCGTGATCGTGCTCGGTCCGACGGAGCACATCCGCCCCGGCGACACGGTGCTGCGCACCCGACGGGTCGTGGATGTGCCGGTCGGAGAGGCCCTGCTCGGCCGGGTGGTCGATCCGTTGGGGCAGCCGCTGGACGATGGCAAGGCCATCCGGGCCGAGGTCCGGTTGCCGATCGAGCGTCCCGCCTTGCCGATCATGCATCGCGCGCCGGTCATCGTGCCGCTGCAGACCGGGATCAAGGCCATCGACGCGGCCATCCCGATCGGGCGCGGCCAGCGGGAGCTGATCCTCGGAGACAGGCAGACGGGCAAGACCGCGATTGCCGTCGATACCATCCTGAACCAGCACGACAGCGGGGTCATCTCGATCTATTGCGCCATCGGCCAGCGGGCCTCCGCGGTCGCCCGTGTGATCCAGGCCCTGCGGGAAGGCAACGCGCTGGAGCGGACCATCGTCGTCGTCGCCAGTGCCGACGAGGCCCCTGGGCTGCAGTTCGTCGCGCCCTATGTCGCGACATCCATGGCCGAGCATTTCATGGAAAAGGGCCGGGACGTCCTGGTCGTCTACGACGATCTGACCCGCCATGCCCGCGCCTACCGGGAACTGTCATTGCTACTGCGGCGCCCGCCGGGGCGTGAGGCCTATCCGGGAGATATCTTCTATATCCATTCAAGGCTTCTGGAGCGCTCCGCCAGACGCAGGGATGAATACGGCGGCGGATCCGTCACCGCCCTGCCCATCATCGAAACCCAGGCGCAGAACATCTCGGCCTACGTGCCGACCAACCTGATCTCGATCACCGACGGACAGATCTACCTGTCGCCGGGCCTGTTCGAAAAAGGCCAGCTTCCGGCTATCGACATCGGCGAGTCCGTCAGCCGCGTCGGCGGCAAGACCCAACTTCCCGCCTATCGTTCGGTCGCAGGCGATCTGCGCCTGTTCTATGCCCAGTTCGAGGAGCTGGAGAGCTTCGCCCGCTTCGGCACCCAGATCGACCCGGAAACCCGGATGAAAATCGACCGGGGTCTGAGGGTCCGCGAAATCCTCAAGCAGAACGAACATGTGCACATGTCGGTCGTCGATCAGGTCGTCGCGCTGCTGGCTTCGACCAGCGGCCTGTTCGACCGCATCCCGCCGGAAAAGATCGCGGAGGCAGAGAAGCGCGTCTGCGAAGCCGCGAGCCGGCATTGCCCGGAGATCTGCACCCGCGTTCAAGGCGGCGAAGAACTGGGCGAGGATGACCGCGACAGCCTGATCGAAACAATGAAGCAGGCACTGCAGACCTTGCTGCCCGAAACCGGCGGGAACTAG
- a CDS encoding F0F1 ATP synthase subunit C — protein sequence MEQIPWIEIVSIFTAGMTTMFGAIGPALAEGRAASQALLAIAQQPDASSTITRTLFVSLAMIESTAIYCFVVSMILLFANPYVTQATTVAGG from the coding sequence ATGGAACAAATTCCATGGATCGAAATCGTGTCCATTTTCACCGCCGGCATGACGACCATGTTCGGCGCCATCGGCCCGGCACTCGCCGAAGGCCGGGCGGCCTCCCAGGCGCTGCTTGCCATCGCCCAGCAGCCGGATGCGTCCAGTACGATCACCAGGACGCTTTTCGTCAGTCTGGCCATGATCGAGTCGACGGCGATCTACTGTTTCGTGGTCTCCATGATACTCCTGTTCGCCAACCCTTATGTCACGCAAGCCACGACCGTAGCCGGAGGATGA
- a CDS encoding F0F1 ATP synthase subunit A, with product MEISPDQWIIYEWHGLTLNATIVFTWAIMALLVVGSWSITSRLSEGETVSRWQVLLEVIVSGIRDQIADIGAGDPLRYLPFIGTLFLFIATSNLLTILPWYEPPTGSLSTTAALAICVLIAVPMFSIAKGGLLAYLRSYAEPTFMMLPFNVIGELSRTLALAVRLYGNIMSGSIIVGILISIAPFFFPIIMQLLGLLTGLVQAYIFAVLAMVYIASASKTHRHGPKETEAAGPSYEIQNPGE from the coding sequence ATGGAAATCAGTCCGGACCAGTGGATCATTTACGAATGGCACGGCCTCACGCTGAACGCGACGATCGTGTTCACCTGGGCCATCATGGCCCTGCTGGTGGTCGGGTCCTGGTCGATCACCTCCCGCCTGTCCGAAGGGGAAACCGTCTCCCGCTGGCAGGTGCTGCTGGAAGTGATCGTCAGCGGCATTCGCGATCAGATCGCCGACATCGGCGCCGGAGACCCGTTGCGCTATCTCCCGTTCATCGGAACCCTGTTCCTGTTCATCGCGACCTCGAACCTGCTCACCATCCTGCCATGGTACGAACCGCCGACCGGCTCCCTGTCGACGACGGCGGCCCTGGCCATCTGCGTCCTAATCGCGGTCCCGATGTTTTCCATCGCCAAGGGAGGCCTGCTCGCCTATCTGCGCAGCTACGCCGAACCGACCTTCATGATGCTGCCGTTCAACGTCATCGGCGAGCTGTCGCGGACGCTGGCCCTTGCCGTCCGCCTCTACGGCAACATCATGAGCGGCTCGATCATCGTCGGCATTCTGATCAGCATCGCCCCCTTCTTCTTTCCCATCATCATGCAGCTTCTCGGCCTGCTCACCGGTCTGGTCCAGGCCTACATCTTCGCGGTTCTGGCGATGGTCTACATCGCCTCCGCCTCGAAAACCCACCGGCACGGACCAAAAGAAACGGAAGCCGCCGGCCCCTCATACGAAATCCAAAATCCGGGAGAATGA
- a CDS encoding ATP synthase subunit I, translating into MSPLPLVIAFAVGAILGAAYFVMLWFAVRSFTGGGPGWIFAASTVGRLALVGGAMAWFVLGKFGLYELAAAVAGFIIVRFSATRIAKQKNPEGTR; encoded by the coding sequence ATGTCCCCCCTCCCCCTTGTCATTGCATTTGCGGTCGGCGCGATCCTGGGCGCCGCCTATTTCGTGATGTTGTGGTTTGCCGTCCGCAGCTTCACCGGCGGCGGACCGGGATGGATCTTTGCCGCCAGCACCGTCGGACGGCTTGCGCTGGTCGGTGGAGCCATGGCGTGGTTCGTCCTCGGCAAGTTCGGGCTTTATGAACTGGCGGCCGCCGTTGCGGGCTTCATCATCGTCCGTTTCTCGGCGACGCGCATCGCCAAACAGAAAAATCCTGAAGGTACCCGGTAA